The genomic segment AGGGCTACCACAATCTCGTCGTACTCGACAAATTCCGCGCGAATCTCGGCATCCTGCGCGCGACGCATCCCGACGTGACGGCCATCTACGCGGACCTCGCCGAGCCCGGCGGCTGGGAGCAGCACTTCGAAGGCGCGGATGTCGTCGTGATGCTTCAGGCGCAGATCGGCGCGCCCACACTGGAGCCGTTCATCCGCAACAACATCACTGCGACGCGCCATGTGCTTGCGGCGATCAAGCAATACGAGGTGCCGTACACGGTGCACATCAGTTCGTCGGTGGTGAACTCCGTTGCGAACGATTTCTATACCGACACAAAACGTGAACAGGAAGAGATCGTGGTGGCCTCGGGCATCGACTGCGTCGTGCTCAGGCCCACGCTCATGTTTGGCTGGTTCGACCGCAAGCACCTTGGCTGGCTCTCGCGTTTCATGCAACGCGTGCCCGCGTTTCCGATTCCCGGCAGCGGCAAGTACATGCGCCAGCCGCTCTATGTCGGTGATTTCTGCAACGTGATCATCAGTTGCATCGACTCACGGATCAAGGGCTCGGCCTACAACATTTCGGGCCTTGAGCGAGTCGATTACATCGACATCATCCGTCAGATCAAACGCGCCACGCGCGCGCGCTGCGCCATCATCAAGATTCCCTACGGTCTCTTCGATGTGCTGTTGCGCATCTACGCGATGTTCGACAAGAACCCGCCGTTCACCTCCGATCAGTTGAAAGCGCTCACCGCAGGCGACGAATTCGAAGTGATCGACTGGCCGGGCATCTTCAGGATTCGCCCGACCCCGTTCGCGAACGCGATGGACGAAACCTTCAACGATCCCACCTACAGCCATATTGCACTCGAGTTTTGAGCGGAACGAGAACATGAGCGGAGAACGCATCGCAGTACTCGGAGCCGGGCCAATGGGTCTCGGCGCCGCCTACCAACTGGTGAAGGACGGCAAGCGGCCTGTCATCTTCGAAGCTGACGATCGCGTCGGCGGCATGGCGGCATGCTTCGATTTCAGTGGATTGTCGATCGAACGCTACTACCATTTCCATGCGATCTCGGATCACGCATTCCTTAAGGTGCTCGACGAACTCGGGCTCGCCGACAAGATGCAGTGGCGTGAAACGAAGATGGGCTACTACTACCAGGGCCGCGTGCAGGCGTGGGGCAATCCGGTCGCGCTGCTGAAGTTCAAGGGGCTTTCGTTCGTCGCGAAATTCCGCTATGGACTACACGCTTTTCTTTCGACCAAGCGCAACGACTGGAAGCCGCTGGATAAAGTGGAAGCGACCGGCTGGATTCGCCGCTGGATCGGCGAGGAAGCATGGGAAGTGCTGTGGCGGCGTCTGTTCGACTACAAGTTCTACGACTACGGGTACAACTTGTCCGCGGCGTGGATTTGGAG from the Caballeronia sp. NK8 genome contains:
- a CDS encoding NAD(P)-dependent oxidoreductase, with protein sequence MKDTRIVLPGGAGLVGQNLVARLKAQGYHNLVVLDKFRANLGILRATHPDVTAIYADLAEPGGWEQHFEGADVVVMLQAQIGAPTLEPFIRNNITATRHVLAAIKQYEVPYTVHISSSVVNSVANDFYTDTKREQEEIVVASGIDCVVLRPTLMFGWFDRKHLGWLSRFMQRVPAFPIPGSGKYMRQPLYVGDFCNVIISCIDSRIKGSAYNISGLERVDYIDIIRQIKRATRARCAIIKIPYGLFDVLLRIYAMFDKNPPFTSDQLKALTAGDEFEVIDWPGIFRIRPTPFANAMDETFNDPTYSHIALEF